One genomic window of Pungitius pungitius chromosome 11, fPunPun2.1, whole genome shotgun sequence includes the following:
- the zgc:158766 gene encoding pleckstrin homology domain-containing family G member 4B isoform X1 — translation MLSLGKMHSRAKSRSCDNYLSIKDTESLDSCIQSTLSALYRPFSATAATVLWQLFSVVERQYRGDGLRCLIDFLLPAKRILQIIQQETYVRFRGLLFYHEGWPLCIHEKVVLQLAPLHKVRLKQGDFYLQIVPLGRKTAKLVVKCLSVSGQAITEVPIAESMYGSVFTAEFLQNVTRDRNLHPLQNCLLTTGTAVYRTPWKNVVNPLFVSSTADAIMQARCSRGGFRGHLSTCSTSGSTGTLDSHRSSRESLHSQGADSIFSEPTSPNGNHLEPCGENHGVGSRDAATPVITIERSTEECEIRSEDSGGRERGPGSKMMSFSTDLSNPGPRRRLPRDSVAFESRRLFRKSYMEALQNPMSLGSSTESILEESPEPGAGPRDGSVTPGSSPDTRSPSREHLSRRLGTRSWLSGDDSRPSTPLLYLQRGLRSAERRAERRSKSLERTNKAGQVKGHRERSSSGGSASTTPKKLINGYAIHFGKLDLEAAFPGSERRNSKEESGQRVDSINSESKRHRLSGEEPCSPKAANGTAIRPASASGSCNESLSATPKLVSEVNEELLTSGALILPGNRDRSGRAVLQVCTRAQVWAGESCTVSDLTCLLGYYYSTLRKERRDQGLTVVIDSRRQQPVPALLSSLSEFQASAPNALYTVLFLVDKETAAKSERDIDVQTETMSSLKALLKHIDQNQLTRDLEGNFHYDHNHWIHFRQKIDPFASSCSESIASLQASISSLSSSGNLKTSKEVSEVLDQQRHLMKSVLEDTRLNRLRLEGGTVLARIRKEEASENENYRDAFDMLNALYNQVDEEVHKLVILSNKSQKRLESLLEVRTFEEQTQQIKLWFSVEGEKQLTPLESLTPSVAKVKEMQESLDQFLEESVNQQRHGLQLVKESPESLPGSVLLDFKQHLGSILSRVERRKAKLDILTNLYEFYDSANQWMEHCQDYFGHLSQDTVGLLPSVVQNLQDYYTEASKFSMDNFSTLNNMVLSLESPQQLQQWNTVWHKCQQTKQRLEETLARAVTAAPNSTAVVDAAAPLEAAESQTAATQQHGAKARVLLPALTFEDNKPQSAGPCSKSPTSSISSSSHFTFPPECDGKLRQSPSMFDDTDSDCTIDSTISCHSEPVYSGAARLRKQPMKKIMKKTMSYELTPRDSGHSDVSHIHGYTGVYIKGLEVANNVCAEKKLQRPDIMSPALGRSRSMSTPSRTHSRHSDGEGKKHCSKVQHIMDEMISTEREYVRSLGYIIENYFAEMERLDLPQDLRGKRSIIFGNVEKLWDFHSQYFLKELESCAHSPLSISSCFLRHEDQFGMYALYSKNKPQSDALLSSHGNEFFKNKQMELGDKMDLASYLLKPIQRMSKYALLLKDLIKECSQSQEQELSDLRTAEEMVKFQLRHGNDLLAMDAIRSCDVNLKEQGQLRCQDEFVVWCGRRKYLRHVFLFEDLILFSKTKKIEGGYDFYIYKQSFKTAEIGMTENVGDSGLRFEIWFRRRKSQDTFILQASSAEVKAVWTAIIGKILWRQALRNRELRMQEMVSMGIGSKPFMDIKPSDAAISDRAIDYIMKGTEARTRASIAVSSFDHATSFKRPHSTISNSSTSSSSSQSSSSLLGSLNLHLYSSPSHPHPYPGTCVPSFAQWPYDCIEEDELEHDTGSQPSMITESSETSSQCTSSDSVTGLSSLTIPAHRSIVMDSYNNNNEASAFLCSSTTSSSIASPSIFEKEDELQPQGTKFITASKASHIAVGLSTVV, via the exons ATGCTGTCACTGGGCAAAATGCACTCCAGAGCCAAGTCCCGCAGCTGTGACAACTACCTAAGTATTAAG GACACTGAGTCTTTGGACAGCTGTATCCAGAGCACCTTGTCGGCCCTCTACCGCCCCTTTAGTGCCACCGCTGCCACGGTCCTGTGGCAGCTCTTCAGTGTGGTGGAAAGGCAGTACCGAGGAGACGGCCTCCGCTGCCTCATCGACTTCCTGCTCCCTGCCAAGAGAATCCTGCAGATCATCCAACAAGAAACATAT GTCAGGTTCAGAGGACTGCTGTTCTATCATGAGGGGTGGCCTCTCTGCATCCACGAGAAAGTTGTCCTGCAGCTCGCCCCTCTGCACAAAGTGCGACTGAAGCAAGGAGACTTTTACCTACAGATTGTTCCTTTAGGCCGCAAGACTGCAAAGCTCGTGGTAAAATGTCTGTCGGTCAGTGGGCAGGCCATCACAGAAGTCCCCATTGCAGAGAGCATGTACGGCAGTGTCTTCACAGCTGAGTTCTTGCAGAATGTAACACGCGACCGTAACCTGCACCCGCTTCAGAACTGTCTTCTCACCACTGGGACGGCTGTGTACAGGACGCCGTGGAAGAACGTGGTCAACCCACTTTTTGTCAGCAGCACGGCAGACGCCATTATGCAAGCACGCTGCAGCAGAGGCGGCTTCCGCGGCCATCTCAGCACCTGCAGCACCAGCGGATCCACAGGGACTCTGGACAGCCACCGCAGCTCCAGAGAGTCATTGCACTCCCAGGGAGCTGACTCCATCTTCTCTGAGCCCACCTCCCCAAACGGAAACCACTTAGAACCCTGCGGTGAGAACCACGGCGTCGGTTCACGTGACGCCGCTACGCCTGTCATTACAATCGAAAGATCCACTGAAGAGTGTGAAATAAGAAGCGAGGACagtggtgggagagagagagggccggGGTCCAAGATGATGTCTTTCAGTACAGACCTCAGTAACCCTGGCCCCCGACGACGCCTCCCACGGGACTCTGTTGCATTTGAGAGCAGAAGACTTTTCAGGAAATCCTACATGGAGGCCCTACAGAACCCCATGAGCCTCGGCTCCAGCACCGAATCTATCCTGGAGGAAAGCCCGGAGCCCGGAGCTGGTCCGAGAGACGGCTCAGTGACACCAGGGAGCAGCCCCGACACCCGCTCTCCTTCCAGAGAACATTTATCTCGCAGGCTGGGTACCCGCAGCTGGCTCAGTGGTGACGACTCGCGACCCAGCACGCCTTTACTTTACCTACAGAGGGGGTTGAGGAGCGCAGAGAGACGTGCAGAAAGACGCTCAAAGTCCCTGGAGAGGACTAACAAGGCAGGACAGGTCAAAGGCCACCGAGAACGATCCTCTTCCGGTGGCTCAGCTAGcaccacccccaaaaagctcataAATGGCTACGCTATTCATTTTGGGAAGCTGGATCTGGAGGCCGCTTTTCCTGGCTCTGAGAGGAGAAACAGCAAAGAGGAGTCAG GACAGCGCGTTGACAGCATCAACAGTGAGAGCAAACGGCACCGGCTCAGTGGAGAAGAGCCGTGCAGTCCAAAAGCTGCCAACGGGACGGCCATCAGGCCGGCTTCAGCATCGGGCTCCTGCAACGAGAGTCTCTCAGCCACCCCCAAACTGGTGTCAGAGGTCAACGAGGAGTTGCTCACGTCGGGTGCTTTGATCCTGCCAG GAAACAGAGATCGCAGTGGGAGGGCGGTGCTGCAGGTGTGCACCAGAGCTCAGGTGTGGGCAGGCGAGAGCTGCACAGTCAGTGACCTCACCTGTTTATTGGGCTACTACTATTCCACGCTGCG GAAAGAAAGGCGTGATCAAGGCTTAACTGTGGTAATAGACAGCAGGAGGCAGCAGCCGGTTCCAGCGCTGTTGTCATCTCTGTCTGAATTTCAG GCGTCAGCACCAAATGCACTTTACACTGTCCTCTTCCTGGTGGACAAGGAGACGGCAGCCAAATCTGAGAGGGACATTGACGTACAG ACTGAGACAATGTCCTCTCTGAAAGCCCTGCTGAAGCACATTGACCAAAACCAGCTCACACGAGATCTGGAGGGCAACTTCCACTACGACCACAACCACTGGATCCACTTCAGACAG AAAATTGACCCATTTGCTAGCAGTTGCAGCGAATCCATCGCCTCCCTCCAGGCGTCCATCAGCTCACTGAGCAGCAGCGGCAACCTGAAGACCTCGAAG GAGGTGTCTGAGGTATTGGACCAGCAAAGGCATCTCATGAAGAGTGTGTTAGAGGACACCCGTCTAAACAGACTCCGTTTAGAAGGAGGAACTGTCCTCGCCCGCATCAGGAAAGAAGAGGCCAGTGAGAATGAAAACTACAG AGATGCTTTCGACATGTTGAACGCACTGTACAACCAAGTTGACGAAGAAGTCCATAAGCTTGTGATACTCTCCAACAAGTCTCAGAAACGGTTGGAGAGCCTGCTGGAGGTGCGCACGTTTGAGGAGCAAACGCAACAG ATCAAACTCTGGTTCAGTGTGGAAGGAGAGAAGCAGCTCACACCGTTGGAATCGCTCACTCCGTCTGTGGCCAAAGTTAAGGAGATGCAAGAGAGCTTGGACCAGTTTCTTGAGGAGTCGGTG AACCAGCAGAGGCACGGCCTGCAACTGGTGAAAGAGTCACCTGAGTCCCTGCCAGGCTCGGTTCTCCTTGACTTCAAGCAACATCTGGGCTCCATCTTAAGcagggtggagaggaggaaggccaAGCTAGACATCCTAACCAACCTGTATGAATTCTATGACTCA GCAAACCAGTGGATGGAGCACTGCCAGGACTATTTTGGCCACCTAAGTCAAGACACTGTTGGACTTTTGCCGTCCGTGGTGCAGAACCTGCAGGATTACTACACCGAGGCTTCCAAATTCTCCATGGACAACTTCAGCACCCTCAACAACATGGTGCTCTCCCTGGAAAgtcctcagcagctgcagcagtggaACACCGTGTGGCACAAGTGCCAGCAGACGAAACAGCGATTGGAAGAGACTTTGGCCCGAGCCGTGACAGCGGCCCCTAACTCCACGGCTGTTGTCGACGCGGCGGCTCCTTTGGAGGCAGCGGAAAGCCAGACTGCCGCCACGCAGCAGCACGGCGCGAAGGCGCGTGTGCTTTTACCCGCGCTGACTTTTGAGGACAACAAGCCGCAATCCGCTGGGCCCTGCTCCAAGAGCCCAACCAGTtcaatctcctcttcctcacactTCACGTTCCCCCCCGAGTGCGACGGCAAGCTGAGGCAGAGTCCGTCCATGTTTGACGACACGGACAGCGACTGCACCATCGACTCGACCATCTCCTGCCACTCCGAGCCCGTCTACTCCGGGGCAGCCCGCCTGCGCAAGCAGCCAATGAAGAAGATCATGAAGAAGACCATGAGTTACGAGCTGACCCCGAGGGACAGCGGTCACTCAGACGTCAGCCACATTCACGGCTACACAGGCGTCTACATCAAGGGCCTGGAGGTGGCGAATAACGTGTGTGCAGAGAAGAAGCTGCAGAGACCCGACATCATGAGCCCTGCGTTAGGACGCAGCCGCAGCATGTCTACGCCGTCAAGGACGCACAGCAGACACAGCGACGGAGAGGGCAAGAAACACTGCAG TAAAGTACAGCACATAATGGATGAGATGATCTCCACAGAGAGGGAGTATGTTCGCTCTCTCGGCTACATCATTGAGAACTATTTTGCCGAGATGGAGCGCCTGGACTTGCCACAGGACCTGCGGGGGAAGCGCAGCATCATTTTTGGCAATGTTGAGAAACTGTGGGACTTCCACAGTCAGTACttcctgaaggagctggagtCATGCGCCCATTCCCCGCTGTCCATCAGTAGCTGCTTTCTGAGACAT GAGGATCAGTTTGGAATGTATGCTTTGTACAGCAAGAATAAGCCCCAGTCTGACGCTCTGCTCAGCAGCCATGGGAACGAATTTTTTAAG AATAAGCAAATGGAGCTCGGGGACAAGATGGACTTGGCCTCTTACTTGCTGAAGCCCATCCAGAGGATGAGTAAATACGCGCTGCTGCTGAAAGACCTGATCAAGGAGTGCAGTCAGTCCCAGGAGCAGGAGCTGAGCGACCTCCGCACCGCAGAGGAAATGGTCAAGTTTCAGCTTCGCCATGGCAACGACCTGCTGGCTATGGATGCCATTCGGAGCTGTGAT GTGAACCTAAAGGAACAGGGTCAACTCCGCTGCCAGGATGAATTCGTAGTGTGGTGCGGACGGAGGAAATACCTCCGCCATGTCTTCTTGTTTGAGGACCTCATCCTCTTCAGCAAGACCAAGAAGATAGAAGGAGGATATGACTTTTACATCTACAAACAGTCCTTCAAA ACTGCGGAAATAGGTATGACGGAAAATGTTGGTGACAGCGGCTTGCGCTTTGAAATCTGGTTCCGTCGGAGAAAGTCACAGGACACGTTTATACTCCAAGCCAGCTCTGCAGAGGTCAAGGCTGTGTGGACAGCCATCATTGGGAAGATTCTGTGGAGACAGGCGCTCAGAAACAGAG AGTTGCGCATGCAGGAGATGGTGTCCATGGGGATTGGAAGCAAGCCTTTTATGGACATAAAGCCGAGCGATGCAGCTATCAGTGACAGAGCCATCGACTATATCATGAAGGGCACAG AGGCGAGGACCCGGGCGTCCATCGCCGTGTCTTCGTTTGATCACGCCACTTCGTTCAAGAGACCTCACTCCACAATCTCCAACAGCAGCACCTCGTCCTCCAGCAgccagtcctcctcctccctgctgggCTCGCTCAATCTCCACCTGTACTCGTCACCCTCACACCCGCACCCGTACCCAGGGACGTGTGTTCCCTCCTTTGCCCAGTGGCCCTACGACTGCATAGAGGAGGACGAGCTGGAGCACGACACCGGGAGCCAGCCTTCCATGA tCACTGAGAGCTCAGAGACGTCCTCCCAGTGCACCTCCAGTGACAGTGTAACAGGACTGAGTTCCCTCACCATACCCGCGCACCGCAGCATCGTCATGGActcctacaacaacaacaacgaggcCTCCGCTTTCCTGTGCTCCTCCACGACGTCCTCCTCCATCGCATCTCCTTCAATATTCGAGAAAGAGGACGAGCTCCAACCCCAAGGCACCAAGTTTATCACAGCA AGCAAAGCCTCTCATATAGCAGTCGGCCTCTCTACTGTGGTCTGA
- the zgc:158766 gene encoding pleckstrin homology domain-containing family G member 4B isoform X2 → MRHVQSAPAEGRNAEDTESLDSCIQSTLSALYRPFSATAATVLWQLFSVVERQYRGDGLRCLIDFLLPAKRILQIIQQETYVRFRGLLFYHEGWPLCIHEKVVLQLAPLHKVRLKQGDFYLQIVPLGRKTAKLVVKCLSVSGQAITEVPIAESMYGSVFTAEFLQNVTRDRNLHPLQNCLLTTGTAVYRTPWKNVVNPLFVSSTADAIMQARCSRGGFRGHLSTCSTSGSTGTLDSHRSSRESLHSQGADSIFSEPTSPNGNHLEPCGENHGVGSRDAATPVITIERSTEECEIRSEDSGGRERGPGSKMMSFSTDLSNPGPRRRLPRDSVAFESRRLFRKSYMEALQNPMSLGSSTESILEESPEPGAGPRDGSVTPGSSPDTRSPSREHLSRRLGTRSWLSGDDSRPSTPLLYLQRGLRSAERRAERRSKSLERTNKAGQVKGHRERSSSGGSASTTPKKLINGYAIHFGKLDLEAAFPGSERRNSKEESGQRVDSINSESKRHRLSGEEPCSPKAANGTAIRPASASGSCNESLSATPKLVSEVNEELLTSGALILPGNRDRSGRAVLQVCTRAQVWAGESCTVSDLTCLLGYYYSTLRKERRDQGLTVVIDSRRQQPVPALLSSLSEFQASAPNALYTVLFLVDKETAAKSERDIDVQTETMSSLKALLKHIDQNQLTRDLEGNFHYDHNHWIHFRQKIDPFASSCSESIASLQASISSLSSSGNLKTSKEVSEVLDQQRHLMKSVLEDTRLNRLRLEGGTVLARIRKEEASENENYRDAFDMLNALYNQVDEEVHKLVILSNKSQKRLESLLEVRTFEEQTQQIKLWFSVEGEKQLTPLESLTPSVAKVKEMQESLDQFLEESVNQQRHGLQLVKESPESLPGSVLLDFKQHLGSILSRVERRKAKLDILTNLYEFYDSANQWMEHCQDYFGHLSQDTVGLLPSVVQNLQDYYTEASKFSMDNFSTLNNMVLSLESPQQLQQWNTVWHKCQQTKQRLEETLARAVTAAPNSTAVVDAAAPLEAAESQTAATQQHGAKARVLLPALTFEDNKPQSAGPCSKSPTSSISSSSHFTFPPECDGKLRQSPSMFDDTDSDCTIDSTISCHSEPVYSGAARLRKQPMKKIMKKTMSYELTPRDSGHSDVSHIHGYTGVYIKGLEVANNVCAEKKLQRPDIMSPALGRSRSMSTPSRTHSRHSDGEGKKHCSKVQHIMDEMISTEREYVRSLGYIIENYFAEMERLDLPQDLRGKRSIIFGNVEKLWDFHSQYFLKELESCAHSPLSISSCFLRHEDQFGMYALYSKNKPQSDALLSSHGNEFFKNKQMELGDKMDLASYLLKPIQRMSKYALLLKDLIKECSQSQEQELSDLRTAEEMVKFQLRHGNDLLAMDAIRSCDVNLKEQGQLRCQDEFVVWCGRRKYLRHVFLFEDLILFSKTKKIEGGYDFYIYKQSFKTAEIGMTENVGDSGLRFEIWFRRRKSQDTFILQASSAEVKAVWTAIIGKILWRQALRNRELRMQEMVSMGIGSKPFMDIKPSDAAISDRAIDYIMKGTEARTRASIAVSSFDHATSFKRPHSTISNSSTSSSSSQSSSSLLGSLNLHLYSSPSHPHPYPGTCVPSFAQWPYDCIEEDELEHDTGSQPSMITESSETSSQCTSSDSVTGLSSLTIPAHRSIVMDSYNNNNEASAFLCSSTTSSSIASPSIFEKEDELQPQGTKFITASKASHIAVGLSTVV, encoded by the exons ATGCGACATGTGCAGAGTGCACCTGCTGAAGGACGAAACGCAGAG GACACTGAGTCTTTGGACAGCTGTATCCAGAGCACCTTGTCGGCCCTCTACCGCCCCTTTAGTGCCACCGCTGCCACGGTCCTGTGGCAGCTCTTCAGTGTGGTGGAAAGGCAGTACCGAGGAGACGGCCTCCGCTGCCTCATCGACTTCCTGCTCCCTGCCAAGAGAATCCTGCAGATCATCCAACAAGAAACATAT GTCAGGTTCAGAGGACTGCTGTTCTATCATGAGGGGTGGCCTCTCTGCATCCACGAGAAAGTTGTCCTGCAGCTCGCCCCTCTGCACAAAGTGCGACTGAAGCAAGGAGACTTTTACCTACAGATTGTTCCTTTAGGCCGCAAGACTGCAAAGCTCGTGGTAAAATGTCTGTCGGTCAGTGGGCAGGCCATCACAGAAGTCCCCATTGCAGAGAGCATGTACGGCAGTGTCTTCACAGCTGAGTTCTTGCAGAATGTAACACGCGACCGTAACCTGCACCCGCTTCAGAACTGTCTTCTCACCACTGGGACGGCTGTGTACAGGACGCCGTGGAAGAACGTGGTCAACCCACTTTTTGTCAGCAGCACGGCAGACGCCATTATGCAAGCACGCTGCAGCAGAGGCGGCTTCCGCGGCCATCTCAGCACCTGCAGCACCAGCGGATCCACAGGGACTCTGGACAGCCACCGCAGCTCCAGAGAGTCATTGCACTCCCAGGGAGCTGACTCCATCTTCTCTGAGCCCACCTCCCCAAACGGAAACCACTTAGAACCCTGCGGTGAGAACCACGGCGTCGGTTCACGTGACGCCGCTACGCCTGTCATTACAATCGAAAGATCCACTGAAGAGTGTGAAATAAGAAGCGAGGACagtggtgggagagagagagggccggGGTCCAAGATGATGTCTTTCAGTACAGACCTCAGTAACCCTGGCCCCCGACGACGCCTCCCACGGGACTCTGTTGCATTTGAGAGCAGAAGACTTTTCAGGAAATCCTACATGGAGGCCCTACAGAACCCCATGAGCCTCGGCTCCAGCACCGAATCTATCCTGGAGGAAAGCCCGGAGCCCGGAGCTGGTCCGAGAGACGGCTCAGTGACACCAGGGAGCAGCCCCGACACCCGCTCTCCTTCCAGAGAACATTTATCTCGCAGGCTGGGTACCCGCAGCTGGCTCAGTGGTGACGACTCGCGACCCAGCACGCCTTTACTTTACCTACAGAGGGGGTTGAGGAGCGCAGAGAGACGTGCAGAAAGACGCTCAAAGTCCCTGGAGAGGACTAACAAGGCAGGACAGGTCAAAGGCCACCGAGAACGATCCTCTTCCGGTGGCTCAGCTAGcaccacccccaaaaagctcataAATGGCTACGCTATTCATTTTGGGAAGCTGGATCTGGAGGCCGCTTTTCCTGGCTCTGAGAGGAGAAACAGCAAAGAGGAGTCAG GACAGCGCGTTGACAGCATCAACAGTGAGAGCAAACGGCACCGGCTCAGTGGAGAAGAGCCGTGCAGTCCAAAAGCTGCCAACGGGACGGCCATCAGGCCGGCTTCAGCATCGGGCTCCTGCAACGAGAGTCTCTCAGCCACCCCCAAACTGGTGTCAGAGGTCAACGAGGAGTTGCTCACGTCGGGTGCTTTGATCCTGCCAG GAAACAGAGATCGCAGTGGGAGGGCGGTGCTGCAGGTGTGCACCAGAGCTCAGGTGTGGGCAGGCGAGAGCTGCACAGTCAGTGACCTCACCTGTTTATTGGGCTACTACTATTCCACGCTGCG GAAAGAAAGGCGTGATCAAGGCTTAACTGTGGTAATAGACAGCAGGAGGCAGCAGCCGGTTCCAGCGCTGTTGTCATCTCTGTCTGAATTTCAG GCGTCAGCACCAAATGCACTTTACACTGTCCTCTTCCTGGTGGACAAGGAGACGGCAGCCAAATCTGAGAGGGACATTGACGTACAG ACTGAGACAATGTCCTCTCTGAAAGCCCTGCTGAAGCACATTGACCAAAACCAGCTCACACGAGATCTGGAGGGCAACTTCCACTACGACCACAACCACTGGATCCACTTCAGACAG AAAATTGACCCATTTGCTAGCAGTTGCAGCGAATCCATCGCCTCCCTCCAGGCGTCCATCAGCTCACTGAGCAGCAGCGGCAACCTGAAGACCTCGAAG GAGGTGTCTGAGGTATTGGACCAGCAAAGGCATCTCATGAAGAGTGTGTTAGAGGACACCCGTCTAAACAGACTCCGTTTAGAAGGAGGAACTGTCCTCGCCCGCATCAGGAAAGAAGAGGCCAGTGAGAATGAAAACTACAG AGATGCTTTCGACATGTTGAACGCACTGTACAACCAAGTTGACGAAGAAGTCCATAAGCTTGTGATACTCTCCAACAAGTCTCAGAAACGGTTGGAGAGCCTGCTGGAGGTGCGCACGTTTGAGGAGCAAACGCAACAG ATCAAACTCTGGTTCAGTGTGGAAGGAGAGAAGCAGCTCACACCGTTGGAATCGCTCACTCCGTCTGTGGCCAAAGTTAAGGAGATGCAAGAGAGCTTGGACCAGTTTCTTGAGGAGTCGGTG AACCAGCAGAGGCACGGCCTGCAACTGGTGAAAGAGTCACCTGAGTCCCTGCCAGGCTCGGTTCTCCTTGACTTCAAGCAACATCTGGGCTCCATCTTAAGcagggtggagaggaggaaggccaAGCTAGACATCCTAACCAACCTGTATGAATTCTATGACTCA GCAAACCAGTGGATGGAGCACTGCCAGGACTATTTTGGCCACCTAAGTCAAGACACTGTTGGACTTTTGCCGTCCGTGGTGCAGAACCTGCAGGATTACTACACCGAGGCTTCCAAATTCTCCATGGACAACTTCAGCACCCTCAACAACATGGTGCTCTCCCTGGAAAgtcctcagcagctgcagcagtggaACACCGTGTGGCACAAGTGCCAGCAGACGAAACAGCGATTGGAAGAGACTTTGGCCCGAGCCGTGACAGCGGCCCCTAACTCCACGGCTGTTGTCGACGCGGCGGCTCCTTTGGAGGCAGCGGAAAGCCAGACTGCCGCCACGCAGCAGCACGGCGCGAAGGCGCGTGTGCTTTTACCCGCGCTGACTTTTGAGGACAACAAGCCGCAATCCGCTGGGCCCTGCTCCAAGAGCCCAACCAGTtcaatctcctcttcctcacactTCACGTTCCCCCCCGAGTGCGACGGCAAGCTGAGGCAGAGTCCGTCCATGTTTGACGACACGGACAGCGACTGCACCATCGACTCGACCATCTCCTGCCACTCCGAGCCCGTCTACTCCGGGGCAGCCCGCCTGCGCAAGCAGCCAATGAAGAAGATCATGAAGAAGACCATGAGTTACGAGCTGACCCCGAGGGACAGCGGTCACTCAGACGTCAGCCACATTCACGGCTACACAGGCGTCTACATCAAGGGCCTGGAGGTGGCGAATAACGTGTGTGCAGAGAAGAAGCTGCAGAGACCCGACATCATGAGCCCTGCGTTAGGACGCAGCCGCAGCATGTCTACGCCGTCAAGGACGCACAGCAGACACAGCGACGGAGAGGGCAAGAAACACTGCAG TAAAGTACAGCACATAATGGATGAGATGATCTCCACAGAGAGGGAGTATGTTCGCTCTCTCGGCTACATCATTGAGAACTATTTTGCCGAGATGGAGCGCCTGGACTTGCCACAGGACCTGCGGGGGAAGCGCAGCATCATTTTTGGCAATGTTGAGAAACTGTGGGACTTCCACAGTCAGTACttcctgaaggagctggagtCATGCGCCCATTCCCCGCTGTCCATCAGTAGCTGCTTTCTGAGACAT GAGGATCAGTTTGGAATGTATGCTTTGTACAGCAAGAATAAGCCCCAGTCTGACGCTCTGCTCAGCAGCCATGGGAACGAATTTTTTAAG AATAAGCAAATGGAGCTCGGGGACAAGATGGACTTGGCCTCTTACTTGCTGAAGCCCATCCAGAGGATGAGTAAATACGCGCTGCTGCTGAAAGACCTGATCAAGGAGTGCAGTCAGTCCCAGGAGCAGGAGCTGAGCGACCTCCGCACCGCAGAGGAAATGGTCAAGTTTCAGCTTCGCCATGGCAACGACCTGCTGGCTATGGATGCCATTCGGAGCTGTGAT GTGAACCTAAAGGAACAGGGTCAACTCCGCTGCCAGGATGAATTCGTAGTGTGGTGCGGACGGAGGAAATACCTCCGCCATGTCTTCTTGTTTGAGGACCTCATCCTCTTCAGCAAGACCAAGAAGATAGAAGGAGGATATGACTTTTACATCTACAAACAGTCCTTCAAA ACTGCGGAAATAGGTATGACGGAAAATGTTGGTGACAGCGGCTTGCGCTTTGAAATCTGGTTCCGTCGGAGAAAGTCACAGGACACGTTTATACTCCAAGCCAGCTCTGCAGAGGTCAAGGCTGTGTGGACAGCCATCATTGGGAAGATTCTGTGGAGACAGGCGCTCAGAAACAGAG AGTTGCGCATGCAGGAGATGGTGTCCATGGGGATTGGAAGCAAGCCTTTTATGGACATAAAGCCGAGCGATGCAGCTATCAGTGACAGAGCCATCGACTATATCATGAAGGGCACAG AGGCGAGGACCCGGGCGTCCATCGCCGTGTCTTCGTTTGATCACGCCACTTCGTTCAAGAGACCTCACTCCACAATCTCCAACAGCAGCACCTCGTCCTCCAGCAgccagtcctcctcctccctgctgggCTCGCTCAATCTCCACCTGTACTCGTCACCCTCACACCCGCACCCGTACCCAGGGACGTGTGTTCCCTCCTTTGCCCAGTGGCCCTACGACTGCATAGAGGAGGACGAGCTGGAGCACGACACCGGGAGCCAGCCTTCCATGA tCACTGAGAGCTCAGAGACGTCCTCCCAGTGCACCTCCAGTGACAGTGTAACAGGACTGAGTTCCCTCACCATACCCGCGCACCGCAGCATCGTCATGGActcctacaacaacaacaacgaggcCTCCGCTTTCCTGTGCTCCTCCACGACGTCCTCCTCCATCGCATCTCCTTCAATATTCGAGAAAGAGGACGAGCTCCAACCCCAAGGCACCAAGTTTATCACAGCA AGCAAAGCCTCTCATATAGCAGTCGGCCTCTCTACTGTGGTCTGA